One Azospirillum brasilense DNA window includes the following coding sequences:
- a CDS encoding aromatic ring-hydroxylating oxygenase subunit alpha — MDDRGQQSRLSFPPDMVIPPQRYSGEANHAEEAARVFRRCWMFVGFTDDLRNDNDFITADIAGTSVLVQNFDGELRAYHNVCTHRYSLIHLRPCGNGKPVCPYHGWVFNRDGVPVGIPGNRVHFGLDDAAKKRLALRRFEVAVRGRFVFVRLEPAGPGLDEQLGAYGALLDHLSALFTDRIDEGVLPWNANWKAALETALEVYHVDATHPETFKNYVKKVWICSYEGEHSRGISQLSDGSARWWDGVSQKMGLPRSDRLESYDHYLIFPNLAIGVSHGALMSVQTYDPVGPDRCDLHFRLFVGETSKPQTKGGAARKAVEANVAGFNRTILGEDQRVAEATHKGLKQVQTPAVLGSCEERIAAFHRAWLARMAAE; from the coding sequence ATGGATGACCGGGGTCAGCAAAGCCGGCTTTCGTTCCCGCCCGACATGGTGATCCCGCCCCAGCGTTACTCCGGCGAGGCCAATCACGCCGAAGAAGCGGCGCGAGTCTTCCGCCGCTGCTGGATGTTCGTTGGATTTACGGACGACCTGCGCAACGACAACGACTTCATCACCGCGGACATCGCCGGCACCTCGGTTCTGGTGCAGAACTTCGACGGCGAGCTGCGGGCCTATCACAACGTCTGCACGCACCGCTATTCGCTGATCCATCTGCGGCCCTGCGGCAACGGCAAGCCGGTCTGCCCCTATCACGGCTGGGTCTTCAACCGCGACGGCGTTCCGGTCGGCATCCCCGGAAACCGCGTGCATTTCGGTCTGGATGACGCGGCGAAGAAGCGCCTCGCCCTGCGGCGCTTCGAGGTAGCGGTGCGGGGCCGTTTCGTCTTCGTGCGGCTGGAGCCGGCCGGTCCGGGGCTGGACGAACAGTTGGGCGCCTATGGCGCCCTCCTCGACCATCTGTCGGCGCTGTTCACCGACCGCATCGATGAGGGCGTGCTGCCCTGGAACGCCAACTGGAAGGCGGCGCTGGAAACCGCCCTGGAGGTCTACCACGTCGACGCTACCCACCCGGAAACCTTCAAGAATTATGTCAAGAAGGTCTGGATCTGCTCCTACGAGGGCGAGCATTCGCGGGGCATCAGCCAGCTTTCCGACGGCTCGGCGCGCTGGTGGGACGGGGTGAGCCAGAAGATGGGGCTGCCGCGCAGCGACCGGCTGGAAAGCTACGACCACTATCTGATCTTCCCCAACCTTGCCATCGGCGTCTCCCACGGCGCGCTGATGAGCGTCCAGACCTACGACCCTGTCGGGCCGGACCGCTGCGACCTGCATTTCCGCCTGTTTGTGGGCGAGACCTCCAAGCCGCAGACCAAGGGCGGGGCCGCGCGCAAGGCGGTGGAGGCCAATGTCGCCGGCTTCAACCGCACCATCCTGGGTGAGGACCAGCGCGTCGCCGAAGCCACCCACAAGGGGCTGAAGCAGGTCCAGACCCCGGCCGTCCTCGGCTCCTGCGAGGAGCGCATCGCCGCCTTCCACCGGGCGTGGCTCGCCCGCATGGCCGCCGAATGA
- a CDS encoding 3-oxoacyl-ACP synthase III family protein produces the protein MKAIIEGVRIAGFRAAVPPHRHSFLEDHSLFTAEEAEKLFATTGVYERRIAPPHICASDMCVAAAEGLLAQLGWDPASVDVLVFVSQDPDYNVPATSCVMQKRLGLGTGAACFDVNLGCSGFVYGLWMAGRLLGGSTGRRAIVLCGDTSSRHLVPGDRSTLPLFGDAGGAVALEVSQGAAPIHVVVGTDGGGARNIWVKAGGRRNSLVPGREPWPADKQERMFTDSRLSLNGAEVFAFTLRAVPPLIRETLEFAGVGVEDIDLCVMHQANAFMLEHLRKKTKFPPEKFLVDMHDFGNTSSASIPLAVSHRLGEALSTGTRKMLLAGFGVGWSWGAVVADVGPIPAPEVQEIPDDFPLLTP, from the coding sequence GTGAAGGCCATCATCGAGGGCGTGCGCATCGCGGGATTCCGGGCCGCCGTGCCGCCGCACCGCCATTCCTTCCTGGAGGACCATTCCCTCTTCACGGCGGAGGAGGCGGAGAAGCTGTTCGCCACCACCGGCGTGTACGAGCGCCGCATCGCCCCGCCGCACATCTGCGCGTCGGACATGTGCGTCGCGGCGGCGGAAGGGCTGCTCGCCCAGCTCGGCTGGGACCCGGCCAGCGTCGACGTGCTGGTCTTCGTGTCGCAGGACCCCGACTACAACGTCCCGGCGACCTCCTGCGTCATGCAGAAGCGGCTGGGGCTGGGGACGGGGGCGGCCTGCTTCGACGTCAATCTGGGCTGTTCCGGCTTCGTCTATGGCTTGTGGATGGCCGGGCGGCTGCTCGGCGGATCGACGGGCCGACGGGCCATCGTTCTGTGCGGCGACACCAGCTCGCGACACCTCGTGCCGGGCGACCGCTCGACCCTGCCGCTGTTCGGCGACGCGGGCGGGGCCGTGGCTCTGGAGGTCAGCCAGGGGGCCGCGCCGATCCACGTCGTCGTCGGCACTGACGGCGGCGGGGCCAGGAACATCTGGGTCAAGGCCGGCGGACGCCGCAACTCGCTGGTGCCGGGACGTGAGCCCTGGCCGGCGGACAAGCAGGAACGGATGTTCACCGACTCGCGCCTGTCGCTGAACGGGGCGGAGGTGTTCGCCTTCACGCTGCGCGCCGTGCCGCCGCTGATCCGCGAGACGCTGGAGTTCGCCGGCGTGGGGGTGGAGGACATCGACCTCTGCGTGATGCACCAAGCCAACGCCTTCATGCTGGAGCATCTGCGCAAGAAGACCAAGTTCCCGCCGGAAAAATTCCTCGTGGACATGCACGACTTCGGCAACACCAGCTCCGCCTCCATCCCGCTGGCCGTCAGCCACCGGCTGGGCGAAGCGCTGTCCACCGGCACGCGCAAGATGCTGCTGGCCGGCTTCGGCGTCGGCTGGTCCTGGGGCGCCGTGGTGGCCGACGTCGGGCCGATCCCCGCGCCGGAGGTGCAGGAGATCCCCGACGACTTCCCCCTGCTGACCCCCTGA
- a CDS encoding SDR family NAD(P)-dependent oxidoreductase: MRNPLDLTGRRLLVTGASSDSDIGREICRALAGLGAALTLVGRRADALEATRALLDGPERHSVVPFDLTDLDAIPGWMKGLAELGGPFAGLVHSASEQGYSVLRQVNRAQFDRYFTLNVGASLMLARGFHQKGVVAPGGGSIVYVGSVAGLKGQKGRSLYAASKAALVSVAQSLALELADKRIRVNVVAPAVVLGAKAEKQFAMLPAEQNAALAAAHPLGYGAPQDVADAVAYLLADSGRWVTGTVLPVDGGFTAG, encoded by the coding sequence ATGCGCAACCCGCTCGACCTCACGGGACGGCGCCTGCTGGTGACCGGAGCCTCATCCGACAGCGACATCGGCCGCGAGATCTGCCGGGCGCTGGCTGGGTTGGGCGCTGCCCTCACTCTGGTCGGCCGACGCGCCGACGCGTTGGAGGCCACCCGCGCCCTGCTGGACGGGCCGGAGCGGCACAGCGTCGTCCCCTTCGACCTGACCGACCTCGACGCCATCCCCGGCTGGATGAAGGGGCTGGCGGAGTTGGGCGGTCCCTTCGCCGGGCTGGTCCATTCCGCGTCGGAGCAGGGCTACTCCGTGCTGCGGCAGGTCAACCGGGCGCAGTTCGACCGCTATTTCACGCTGAACGTCGGGGCGTCGCTGATGCTGGCGCGCGGCTTCCACCAGAAGGGCGTCGTCGCGCCGGGCGGCGGGTCGATCGTCTATGTCGGGTCGGTCGCCGGGCTGAAGGGCCAGAAGGGCCGCTCGCTCTACGCTGCGAGCAAGGCGGCGCTGGTCTCGGTGGCGCAATCGCTGGCGCTGGAACTGGCCGACAAGCGCATCCGCGTCAATGTGGTCGCCCCGGCGGTGGTGCTGGGCGCCAAGGCGGAGAAGCAGTTCGCCATGCTGCCGGCAGAGCAGAACGCCGCGCTCGCCGCCGCCCACCCGCTGGGCTACGGCGCGCCGCAGGACGTGGCCGACGCGGTGGCCTATCTGCTGGCCGACAGTGGGCGCTGGGTGACCGGGACGGTGCTGCCCGTGGACGGCGGCTTCACCGCGGGGTGA
- the pseG gene encoding UDP-2,4-diacetamido-2,4,6-trideoxy-beta-L-altropyranose hydrolase, with protein MRVLFRADAGASIGAGHVMRCLAVAEAVQEMGGDALFAAASLPPALEDRLRAAGIAVRRIAADAGSAADLAATRAIAAEAGTAAIVLDGYGFSEGWRAGLAGTGLPILAFDDAGTGEPIHAGLIVNAVPDAASLPYRKGNPDARLLLGPVHAPLRREVREAAAAAKPPLEERCGLLVTFGGADPLGLTAPVIERLAPRLPPGVWLDVAIGGAVRDAAAVEAAAGRFKDSVRLHRDTPRMGHLMAQAGLAVSAAGTTTGELAAIGTPAVLVTIADNQLEAARQSEALGWCALVAGQTEGAPERIADVALELWADPVRRGTMAGKLAGIVDGQGALRIARALAEAITPR; from the coding sequence ATGAGGGTGCTGTTCCGTGCCGACGCCGGGGCGTCCATCGGGGCCGGGCATGTCATGCGCTGCCTCGCGGTGGCGGAAGCCGTGCAGGAGATGGGCGGCGATGCGTTGTTCGCCGCGGCGAGCCTGCCACCGGCTTTGGAGGATCGTCTTCGGGCAGCCGGAATCGCGGTTCGCCGGATCGCCGCGGACGCCGGCAGCGCCGCCGACCTTGCCGCGACGCGCGCCATCGCGGCGGAAGCCGGCACCGCGGCCATCGTGCTGGACGGTTATGGATTCTCCGAAGGCTGGCGGGCCGGGCTTGCCGGGACGGGGCTGCCCATCCTGGCCTTCGACGACGCCGGAACGGGGGAGCCGATTCACGCTGGGCTGATCGTCAACGCCGTGCCGGACGCCGCGTCGCTGCCCTACCGTAAGGGCAACCCCGACGCCCGGCTGCTGCTCGGCCCCGTTCACGCACCGTTGCGGCGGGAGGTGCGGGAGGCCGCGGCGGCGGCCAAGCCACCGCTTGAGGAACGCTGCGGCCTGCTGGTCACCTTCGGCGGCGCCGACCCGCTGGGGCTGACGGCTCCGGTGATCGAACGCCTCGCGCCGCGCCTGCCGCCCGGCGTTTGGCTGGATGTGGCGATCGGCGGGGCGGTGCGCGACGCGGCGGCGGTGGAAGCCGCGGCGGGGCGTTTCAAAGACAGCGTGCGGCTGCACCGCGACACGCCGCGCATGGGGCACCTGATGGCGCAGGCCGGGCTGGCCGTCTCGGCGGCGGGCACCACGACGGGGGAACTGGCGGCCATAGGCACGCCCGCCGTCCTCGTCACCATCGCCGACAACCAGTTGGAGGCCGCCCGCCAGTCGGAGGCTCTGGGCTGGTGCGCTCTGGTGGCCGGGCAGACCGAGGGTGCTCCGGAGCGGATCGCTGACGTGGCTCTGGAGCTTTGGGCCGACCCGGTGCGGCGGGGGACCATGGCGGGCAAGCTGGCGGGGATCGTCGATGGCCAGGGTGCCTTGCGCATCGCGCGGGCGCTGGCGGAGGCGATCACCCCGCGGTGA
- the cydB gene encoding cytochrome d ubiquinol oxidase subunit II: MEGSLLTLAWVAIVGFAVFMYVLMDGFDLGIGILYPFAPSEEARDVMMNSVAPVWDFNETWLILGGAGLFAAFPIAYAVVLPAMYLPLLLMLIALIFRGVAFEFRFKARSSRHLWNKAFFLGSLLATFAQGVVLGSFIQGIEVEGRNFAGTMLDWLTPFSLFCGVALIAGYALLGSTWLIWRTIGILQDWCFRVARRLLIVVLVLVAAVSLWTPFLDASIAARWFSVPNILLLSPVPLMVGFLAFGLWRALDEGREVLPFAFAMGLFALSYLGLAISLWPVLIPPGITVWQAAAPPETQVFLLIGMAFLIPTILIYTAYSYWVFRGKVTGAIGYH; this comes from the coding sequence ATGGAAGGCAGCCTGCTGACCCTCGCCTGGGTCGCCATCGTCGGTTTCGCCGTCTTCATGTATGTGCTGATGGACGGCTTCGACCTCGGCATCGGCATCCTCTACCCCTTCGCCCCCAGCGAGGAGGCGCGGGACGTGATGATGAACTCCGTGGCGCCGGTCTGGGACTTCAACGAGACGTGGCTGATCCTCGGCGGGGCGGGGCTGTTCGCGGCCTTTCCCATCGCCTACGCCGTCGTTCTGCCGGCCATGTATCTGCCGCTCCTGCTCATGCTGATCGCGCTGATCTTCCGCGGCGTCGCCTTCGAGTTCCGCTTCAAGGCGCGGAGCAGCCGCCATTTGTGGAACAAGGCCTTCTTCCTGGGCTCGCTGCTCGCGACCTTCGCGCAGGGGGTGGTTCTCGGCTCCTTCATCCAGGGGATCGAGGTGGAGGGGCGGAACTTCGCCGGGACCATGCTGGACTGGCTGACCCCCTTCAGCCTGTTCTGCGGCGTGGCCCTGATCGCCGGCTACGCGCTGCTGGGGAGCACGTGGCTGATCTGGCGGACCATCGGCATTCTGCAGGACTGGTGCTTCCGCGTGGCGCGGCGGCTCCTCATCGTGGTGCTGGTTCTGGTCGCGGCGGTCAGCCTGTGGACACCCTTCCTGGACGCCTCCATCGCCGCGCGCTGGTTCTCGGTTCCCAACATCCTGCTGCTGTCGCCGGTGCCGCTGATGGTCGGCTTCCTCGCCTTCGGCCTGTGGCGGGCGCTGGACGAGGGGCGGGAGGTGCTTCCCTTCGCCTTCGCCATGGGGCTGTTCGCCCTGTCCTATCTGGGGCTGGCGATCAGCCTGTGGCCGGTGCTGATCCCGCCGGGGATCACCGTGTGGCAGGCGGCGGCCCCGCCGGAAACCCAGGTCTTCCTGCTGATCGGCATGGCCTTCCTGATTCCCACGATCCTGATCTACACCGCCTACAGCTATTGGGTTTTCCGCGGCAAGGTAACGGGCGCCATCGGTTATCATTGA
- a CDS encoding cytochrome ubiquinol oxidase subunit I, which translates to MDLDPLLLSRIQFAFVISFHILFPSFTVGLACWIAVLEARWLITGKALYRSLSEFWTRIFAISFGMGVVSGIVMTYQFGTNWSRWSDIVGNVLGPLIQYEVVTAFFLEAAFLGILLFGRDRVPRGIHFLAAVLVATGTVLSSFWILSANSWMHTPAGAELRDGRFFVTDWWAVVFNPSFPYRLAHMLTAMFLTTGFVVAGISAFYLLRNRFLEHARVGLSMSLALITVLAPLQIFLGDLHGLNTLEHQPAKIAAMEGHWEGGARAPLILFAIPDNEAETNHAEIAIPALSSLILTHDWDGVVPGLKSFPVEDRPNPEILFWTFRIMVAIGMVMLTVGLIHLVQRVRGKLYSPNWFHKLLVGCMPLGFIAILAGWFTTEIGRQPWVVYGMIRTADAVTPALTGGAVLTSLIVFMVVYTIIYGAGTYYLFRLLTIGPARLIDEDLEVPAVAQGHQPKRPLSVPGESIEPAE; encoded by the coding sequence ATGGACCTCGATCCGCTGCTTCTGTCACGAATCCAGTTCGCTTTCGTGATTTCTTTTCACATTCTTTTCCCATCTTTTACGGTGGGGCTCGCCTGCTGGATAGCGGTTCTGGAAGCGCGGTGGCTGATCACCGGCAAGGCGCTGTACCGCAGCCTGTCGGAATTCTGGACGCGGATCTTCGCCATCTCCTTCGGCATGGGCGTCGTCTCGGGAATCGTGATGACCTACCAGTTCGGCACGAACTGGAGCCGCTGGTCAGACATCGTCGGCAACGTGCTGGGGCCGCTGATCCAGTACGAGGTGGTGACCGCCTTCTTCCTCGAGGCCGCCTTCCTCGGCATCCTCCTGTTCGGACGGGACCGCGTGCCGCGGGGCATCCATTTCCTGGCTGCCGTGCTGGTGGCGACGGGGACGGTCCTCTCCTCCTTCTGGATCCTGTCGGCGAACAGCTGGATGCACACCCCGGCCGGGGCGGAGCTGCGCGACGGGCGGTTCTTCGTCACCGACTGGTGGGCGGTGGTCTTCAACCCATCCTTCCCCTACCGTCTCGCCCACATGCTGACGGCGATGTTCCTGACCACCGGATTCGTGGTGGCCGGCATCAGCGCCTTCTATCTGCTGCGCAACCGTTTCCTGGAGCACGCGCGGGTCGGGCTCAGCATGTCGCTGGCGCTCATCACCGTCCTGGCGCCCTTGCAGATCTTCCTGGGCGACCTGCACGGGCTGAACACGCTGGAGCATCAGCCGGCCAAGATCGCCGCCATGGAGGGCCATTGGGAGGGCGGGGCGCGGGCGCCGCTGATCCTGTTCGCCATCCCCGACAACGAGGCGGAGACCAACCACGCCGAAATCGCCATTCCCGCCCTGTCGAGCCTGATCCTGACCCACGACTGGGACGGGGTGGTCCCCGGCCTGAAGAGCTTCCCGGTGGAGGACCGGCCCAACCCGGAGATCCTGTTCTGGACCTTCCGCATCATGGTGGCGATCGGCATGGTCATGCTGACGGTGGGGCTGATCCATCTCGTGCAGCGGGTGCGCGGGAAACTCTATAGCCCGAACTGGTTCCACAAACTGCTCGTCGGCTGCATGCCGCTGGGCTTCATCGCCATCCTCGCCGGCTGGTTCACCACCGAGATCGGGCGCCAGCCCTGGGTGGTCTACGGGATGATCCGCACGGCGGACGCGGTCACTCCGGCGCTGACCGGCGGGGCGGTGCTGACCTCGCTGATCGTGTTCATGGTGGTCTACACGATCATCTATGGGGCCGGGACCTACTACCTGTTCCGCTTGCTGACCATCGGTCCGGCGCGGTTGATCGACGAGGATCTGGAGGTCCCGGCGGTGGCGCAGGGCCACCAGCCGAAGCGGCCCCTGTCGGTGCCCGGCGAATCCATCGAACCCGCGGAGTGA
- the rpoH gene encoding RNA polymerase sigma factor RpoH gives MTELAVSGEPLTLFLKETRKYDYLTPEQERDFAIRWRERQDRRALDKLIGSHLRLVFKMARGYQGYGLPLSDLIAEGNVGVMQAAQKFDPDKGFRFATYASWWIRAAIQEYVLHNWSLVKIGTTAAQKKLFFSLRRLKAQLQDAENGTFGGDLSPEAVESIATELDVSKADVIEMNRRLGTDRSLNATLAEDGDSEWLDLLADEGPDQEAILAGAQERKRRQQFLKLGLGVLDDRERQILVARRLREEPLTLEELSQHFHVSRERVRQLEVRAFEKVQKAVMAQARQIPGITGKALLPV, from the coding sequence TTGACGGAACTGGCAGTTTCTGGCGAACCCCTCACCCTCTTTCTAAAAGAAACCCGCAAGTACGACTACCTCACCCCCGAGCAGGAACGCGACTTCGCCATCCGCTGGCGGGAGCGGCAGGACCGCCGCGCCCTCGACAAGCTGATCGGCAGCCACCTCCGGCTCGTCTTCAAAATGGCCCGCGGCTATCAGGGCTACGGCCTGCCGCTGTCCGACCTGATCGCCGAGGGCAACGTCGGCGTCATGCAGGCGGCGCAGAAGTTCGACCCCGACAAGGGTTTCCGCTTCGCCACTTACGCCTCCTGGTGGATCCGCGCGGCGATCCAGGAGTATGTGCTGCACAACTGGTCGCTGGTGAAGATCGGCACCACGGCGGCCCAGAAGAAGCTGTTCTTCAGCCTGCGCCGGCTGAAGGCGCAGCTGCAGGACGCCGAGAACGGCACCTTCGGCGGCGACCTGTCTCCGGAAGCGGTGGAGAGCATCGCGACGGAGCTGGACGTTTCCAAGGCCGACGTGATCGAGATGAACCGCCGACTGGGCACCGACCGCTCGCTCAACGCCACCCTGGCCGAGGACGGCGACAGCGAATGGCTGGACCTTCTCGCCGACGAGGGCCCCGACCAGGAGGCGATCCTGGCTGGCGCGCAGGAGCGCAAGCGCCGGCAGCAGTTCCTCAAGCTGGGGCTGGGCGTTCTGGACGACCGCGAGCGGCAGATCCTGGTGGCCCGCCGCCTGCGCGAGGAGCCGCTGACCCTGGAGGAGCTGAGCCAGCACTTCCACGTCTCGCGCGAGCGCGTGCGCCAGTTGGAGGTGCGCGCCTTCGAGAAGGTTCAGAAGGCGGTGATGGCCCAGGCCCGGCAGATTCCGGGCATCACGGGCAAGGCGCTGCTGCCGGTGTGA
- a CDS encoding DUF6969 family protein, whose product MMELSELSRDELQAMSEAAREVRQCQRVLAKTGDTVVGELLRGHGTLYEWRHYPPGDVYDAEYHAQYYYHCHPEDERPDGEHGHFHTFLRPLGMPPGMGPLPLRDYEEPDNPNDALSHLVGIAMDVAGQPVRLFTTNRWVTGETWYAADDVIRMLDSFTVDHARPSWPANRWITAMIRLFRPQIISLLHERDRTVAAWSDRHPDSWVYEDRTLEVTSQILISVEEQIATVEHALRGVRRRSSVLPEPPRFVTP is encoded by the coding sequence ATGATGGAGCTTTCGGAGCTTTCGCGCGACGAATTGCAGGCGATGTCGGAGGCCGCGCGGGAGGTCCGGCAGTGCCAGCGCGTGCTCGCCAAGACCGGCGACACGGTGGTGGGGGAACTGCTGCGCGGGCACGGCACGCTCTACGAATGGCGCCATTACCCGCCGGGCGACGTCTATGACGCCGAGTATCACGCCCAGTACTATTATCATTGCCACCCCGAGGACGAGCGGCCCGACGGCGAGCACGGGCACTTCCACACCTTCCTGCGTCCGCTGGGCATGCCGCCGGGCATGGGGCCGCTGCCGCTGCGGGATTACGAGGAGCCTGACAACCCCAACGACGCGCTGTCCCATCTGGTGGGGATCGCCATGGACGTGGCGGGGCAGCCGGTGCGCCTGTTCACGACGAACCGCTGGGTAACGGGGGAGACGTGGTACGCGGCCGACGACGTGATCCGCATGCTCGACAGCTTCACCGTCGACCACGCGCGTCCGTCCTGGCCGGCGAACCGCTGGATCACCGCGATGATTCGGCTGTTCCGGCCCCAAATCATAAGCCTGCTGCACGAACGTGACCGGACGGTCGCCGCCTGGAGCGACCGCCATCCGGACAGCTGGGTCTACGAGGATCGGACGCTGGAGGTCACGTCGCAGATTCTGATCTCGGTGGAGGAGCAGATCGCGACGGTGGAGCACGCGCTGCGCGGCGTGCGGCGGCGGTCCTCCGTGCTGCCGGAGCCGCCGCGTTTCGTCACGCCGTAA
- a CDS encoding ABC-type transport auxiliary lipoprotein family protein: MTSRFVTSRLMKGVGAALLTVGLMTGCAALNPTAPRLYTLTPGTVAESGLPPVRWQLLVEPPAASAGIDTPRIAVTRSATALDYFAGVSWADRAPNMVQGLIVQSFEDSRRIVSVGRDSAGLRSDFLLKTELRDFQAEFSDASAAAPDRVRVRLSAKLVAMPNRTIEAGETFDAVVPVRGSDFTDVIAAFNTALGQVEGALVDWTLRRGEAVFRADAGRTNAAGVR; the protein is encoded by the coding sequence ATGACGAGCCGTTTTGTGACGAGCCGTTTGATGAAGGGAGTGGGGGCGGCGTTGCTGACGGTCGGCCTGATGACCGGCTGCGCGGCGCTGAACCCCACCGCGCCCCGCCTCTACACGCTGACGCCGGGAACCGTGGCGGAGTCCGGACTGCCGCCGGTGCGCTGGCAGTTGCTGGTGGAGCCTCCGGCCGCCAGCGCCGGGATCGACACGCCGCGCATCGCGGTCACCCGCTCCGCCACCGCGCTCGACTACTTCGCCGGGGTGTCCTGGGCCGATCGGGCGCCGAACATGGTGCAGGGGCTGATCGTCCAATCCTTCGAGGACAGCCGGCGGATCGTCTCGGTCGGGCGGGATTCCGCGGGCTTGCGCTCCGACTTCCTGTTGAAGACGGAGTTGCGCGATTTCCAGGCGGAATTCAGCGACGCCAGCGCTGCGGCACCGGACCGGGTGCGGGTGCGGCTGTCGGCCAAGCTGGTCGCCATGCCCAACCGGACCATCGAGGCCGGCGAGACCTTCGACGCCGTGGTCCCGGTGCGCGGGTCGGATTTCACCGACGTGATCGCCGCCTTCAACACGGCGCTGGGTCAGGTGGAAGGCGCGCTGGTGGATTGGACCCTGCGGCGGGGCGAGGCGGTGTTCCGTGCAGATGCCGGCCGCACCAACGCGGCGGGCGTCCGTTAA
- a CDS encoding MlaD family protein, giving the protein METRTSYILVGSFVLALLAGLFVFTVWVAKIQLEETRQPYYIYFTGSVTGLQEGSPVRYRGIPVGTATDIRLDPNDVSRVRVRIEVQEGTPIKTDSIASLEVQGITGGAYVQISGGTEMSELLRTAHDGGIPVIPSRPSSLTVFVDAAPQLLNRALDLTNRVADLLTPQNQAAIAEILANTRDLTGELARASQGLDTTLAQANRTLQGFETVGPQLGQTMEQAQRTLAAVESGTKTLTGDLNTLAGSLNKTANQLNAMIGENRGAIRDFTGGGLYELTLLISQLRDLSGQLSRVVTRIENDPSNFLFGGTRQGVEVRGR; this is encoded by the coding sequence ATGGAAACCCGCACCAGCTACATCCTCGTGGGCAGCTTCGTGTTGGCCTTGCTCGCCGGCCTCTTCGTCTTCACGGTATGGGTCGCCAAGATCCAGCTGGAGGAGACGCGCCAGCCCTATTACATCTACTTCACCGGCTCGGTGACGGGTTTGCAGGAGGGCAGCCCGGTGCGCTACCGCGGCATTCCCGTGGGCACGGCGACCGACATCCGCCTAGACCCCAACGACGTCAGCCGCGTGCGCGTGCGGATCGAGGTGCAGGAAGGCACGCCGATCAAGACCGACTCCATCGCCTCGCTGGAGGTTCAGGGCATCACCGGCGGCGCCTACGTCCAGATTTCCGGCGGCACGGAGATGAGCGAGCTTCTGCGCACGGCGCATGACGGCGGCATTCCGGTGATCCCGTCGCGCCCGTCGTCGCTCACGGTCTTCGTCGACGCCGCCCCGCAGCTTCTGAACCGCGCGCTGGACCTGACCAACCGGGTGGCCGACCTGCTGACCCCGCAGAACCAGGCCGCCATCGCCGAGATCCTGGCGAACACCCGCGACCTGACCGGCGAGCTGGCCCGCGCCAGCCAGGGGCTGGACACGACGCTCGCCCAGGCCAACCGGACGCTCCAGGGCTTCGAGACGGTCGGGCCGCAGCTCGGCCAGACGATGGAGCAGGCGCAGCGCACCCTGGCCGCGGTGGAGAGCGGCACCAAGACGCTGACCGGTGACCTGAACACGCTGGCCGGATCGCTGAACAAGACCGCCAACCAGCTCAACGCCATGATCGGCGAGAACCGCGGGGCGATCCGCGACTTCACCGGCGGCGGGCTGTATGAGCTGACCTTGCTGATCTCGCAGTTGCGCGACCTGTCGGGGCAATTGTCCCGCGTCGTGACGCGGATCGAGAACGACCCGTCGAACTTCCTGTTCGGCGGAACCCGCCAGGGCGTGGAGGTGCGTGGACGATGA
- a CDS encoding ABC transporter ATP-binding protein yields MAPFDDRQPDAQDAVIRVRGLVTRFGPQVVHDGLDLDVRRGEVLGVVGGSGTGKSVLLKEILGLIRPADGRIELLGRDTADLPEAERVALQARTGVLFQNGALFSSMTVAQNVMVPLREHTDLSAALAAEIARVKIAMSGLPPNAGAKFPSELSGGMIKRAGLARALALDPDILFLDEPTAGLDPIGAAAFDQLIRNLQRSLGLTVFMVTHDLDSLTSICDRIAVLVGKKIRVGTLEEHLRDPHPWIHDYFHGPRGRAARHAES; encoded by the coding sequence GTGGCGCCGTTTGACGACAGACAACCGGATGCGCAGGACGCGGTGATCCGCGTGCGCGGGCTGGTCACGCGCTTCGGCCCGCAGGTGGTCCATGACGGGCTCGACCTCGACGTGCGGCGGGGGGAGGTGCTGGGCGTGGTCGGCGGGTCGGGCACCGGCAAGTCGGTCCTGCTCAAGGAAATCCTCGGGCTGATCCGACCGGCGGACGGCCGGATCGAGCTTCTCGGCCGCGACACCGCCGACCTGCCGGAGGCGGAGCGGGTGGCGCTCCAGGCGCGCACCGGCGTGCTGTTCCAGAACGGCGCCCTGTTCAGCTCCATGACCGTGGCGCAGAACGTGATGGTTCCCTTGCGCGAGCACACCGACCTGTCAGCGGCGCTGGCGGCGGAGATCGCGCGGGTCAAGATCGCCATGTCCGGCCTGCCGCCCAACGCCGGGGCGAAGTTCCCGTCGGAGCTGTCGGGCGGCATGATCAAGCGCGCCGGGCTGGCCCGCGCGCTGGCCCTCGATCCTGACATCCTGTTCCTCGACGAACCGACGGCCGGTCTGGACCCCATCGGCGCCGCCGCCTTCGACCAGCTGATCCGCAACCTGCAGCGCAGCCTGGGGCTGACCGTCTTCATGGTCACCCATGACCTGGACAGCCTGACCTCGATCTGCGACCGCATCGCCGTGCTGGTGGGCAAGAAGATTCGCGTGGGCACGCTGGAGGAGCATCTCCGCGACCCGCATCCCTGGATTCACGACTATTTCCACGGACCGCGCGGCCGCGCCGCGCGCCATGCAGAAAGCTGA